The Zingiber officinale cultivar Zhangliang chromosome 10A, Zo_v1.1, whole genome shotgun sequence genome contains a region encoding:
- the LOC122027989 gene encoding neural Wiskott-Aldrich syndrome protein-like → MSNIPLVHCDRRPPPSAAATGGQCRLSVASRRRSPPTVDCRRRRPPSSAASTSDHRQPPPATTARHRWRLSPSPIVDRQRRLPPVTAHSGRRRRRPPPSAASTVDHRQPSPPPPVTTAGHRPPPSPVVSVAGYRLPTAGGG, encoded by the coding sequence atgtcgaatatacccctagtccacTGCGACCGCCGCCCACCGCCGTCGGCCGCCGCCACCGGTGGCCAATGCCGGTTGTCAGTCGCCAGTCGTCGTCGGTCGCCGCCCACCGTCgattgccgccgccgccgcccacCATCATCTGCCGCCTCCACCAGCGACCACCGCCAGCCGCCTCCGGCGACCACCGCCCGCCATCGTTGGCGGTTGTCTCCGTCACCGATTGTCGACCGCCAGCGGCGGCTGCCGCCGGTCACCGCCCACTCCGGTCGCCGTCGCCGCCGCCCACCGCCATCGGCCGCCTCCACCGTCGACCACCGCCAGCCGTCGCCGCCGCCTCCGGTGACCACCGCTGGCCACCGCCCGCCACCGTCGCCGGTTGTCTCCGTCGCCGGTTACCGATTGCCAACGGCCGGTGGCGGCTGA